One window of Anabaena sphaerica FACHB-251 genomic DNA carries:
- a CDS encoding RuBisCO accumulation factor 1, protein MTELPSNTQDPANTANDTAQELLVKLRQKQGNWVEWGVAIAYLLKNGYNPQEIFESTGFEPIQQNQVIVGAQVYSALEKFGASEATRAYYGARASDILYELRLLTQEDRAAAADLIFIHKLDVDEARDIAKAIKDFSRFSTPPEGFTKHPGDAVAYQAWKLARQNSDLQERSRLIARGLRFVHSPTARKQIEQLLTDFTVVPQRPAPILPFFRLESDEELPRLVPVVGELPLTPQDVKAVPIITEVSPFRMVKFTGEQAWVALPGWQILRAAEDPVVIVASSDIFPSPTQTYIEPILIVIDRAQRDWDVSSYFAFDNAGEVDFQWFETAPENTLLGKIIIILRPKKVLDEEFNKDAWQIDE, encoded by the coding sequence ATGACTGAACTACCATCCAACACTCAAGATCCTGCGAATACTGCTAATGATACAGCACAAGAATTATTAGTCAAATTGAGACAAAAACAAGGTAACTGGGTGGAATGGGGAGTAGCGATCGCCTACCTCCTAAAAAACGGTTACAATCCCCAAGAAATCTTTGAATCAACTGGATTTGAGCCAATTCAACAAAATCAGGTAATTGTTGGCGCTCAGGTTTACAGTGCTTTAGAAAAGTTTGGCGCATCCGAAGCAACACGGGCGTACTATGGTGCAAGGGCTAGTGATATTCTCTATGAACTACGTTTGCTGACTCAAGAAGATCGAGCCGCTGCCGCTGATCTGATTTTTATCCATAAACTTGACGTAGATGAAGCGCGGGATATAGCCAAAGCAATTAAAGATTTTTCTCGCTTTTCTACCCCACCAGAGGGGTTTACCAAGCATCCAGGGGATGCAGTAGCTTACCAAGCTTGGAAATTAGCCAGACAGAACTCTGATTTACAAGAGCGATCGCGCTTAATTGCTAGGGGTTTGCGCTTTGTTCACTCGCCCACAGCTAGGAAACAAATCGAACAACTATTAACTGATTTTACCGTAGTTCCCCAACGTCCTGCCCCAATTCTCCCATTCTTCCGGCTAGAGTCGGATGAAGAATTACCCCGGCTTGTACCTGTGGTGGGTGAATTACCACTGACACCTCAAGATGTAAAAGCTGTACCTATAATTACAGAAGTTAGTCCATTTCGCATGGTTAAATTTACTGGTGAACAAGCTTGGGTAGCTTTACCAGGTTGGCAAATATTACGGGCTGCGGAAGATCCGGTTGTAATTGTGGCTAGTAGTGATATTTTTCCTAGCCCCACGCAAACGTACATAGAACCAATTTTAATCGTCATAGATCGCGCCCAAAGAGATTGGGATGTTTCTAGTTACTTTGCGTTTGATAATGCTGGAGAAGTTGATTTTCAGTGGTTTGAAACCGCACCGGAAAATACTTTGTTAGGGAAAATTATCATCATTTTACGTCCTAAGAAAGTTCTCGATGAAGAATTTAACAAGGATGCTTGGCAGATTGATGAATAA
- a CDS encoding response regulator, protein MDNHNLEIEQVRSQLSSRERSKKLKILVVDDEPDNLDLLYRTFRRDFNVLKADSGVNALELLEQEGEVAVIISDQRMPEMKGTEFLSRTLPQFPDTVRIILTGFTDIEDLVEAINAGQVFKYITKPWDSGELKEVVQRAAATYDLLKQRTEELRRANAQMQLLTVLVEVTQAASNLEEILSPIAKAFSETFTADGCILQLIEGNTLVGTQGVYSEKGVIENWLSQDPLFKAAIATGQIQSSLNIPKDPNLSSLAHYQEAGVQAHLIIPIIYRQQMLGVLSLQWQQPCNLRADELNLIHLSVQLVAIALSSSYSR, encoded by the coding sequence ATGGATAACCACAATCTCGAAATTGAGCAAGTGCGCTCTCAATTGAGTAGTCGCGAACGCTCAAAAAAACTTAAAATTCTGGTAGTTGATGATGAACCAGATAATCTGGATCTACTTTATCGCACCTTTCGCCGTGATTTTAACGTCCTTAAAGCTGACAGTGGTGTAAATGCTCTGGAATTATTGGAACAAGAGGGTGAAGTAGCAGTGATCATCTCTGATCAGCGAATGCCAGAAATGAAAGGAACCGAATTTCTGAGCAGGACTTTACCACAATTTCCCGATACAGTCAGAATTATCCTCACTGGATTTACTGATATTGAAGACTTGGTAGAAGCGATTAATGCCGGTCAAGTTTTCAAATACATCACCAAACCTTGGGATTCTGGAGAATTAAAGGAGGTGGTGCAAAGAGCAGCCGCGACCTATGATTTGCTTAAACAGCGAACGGAAGAACTACGCCGCGCTAATGCCCAAATGCAGCTTTTGACTGTTTTGGTGGAAGTAACCCAAGCTGCTTCTAACTTGGAGGAAATCCTCAGTCCCATTGCTAAAGCCTTTAGTGAAACTTTTACGGCTGATGGCTGTATTTTACAACTTATAGAAGGAAATACTTTGGTGGGAACCCAAGGGGTTTACAGTGAGAAGGGCGTGATTGAAAATTGGCTCTCCCAAGATCCACTCTTCAAAGCAGCGATAGCTACTGGTCAAATCCAATCTTCACTAAATATACCTAAAGACCCTAATCTCAGTAGTCTTGCTCACTACCAAGAAGCTGGAGTCCAAGCACATTTAATCATCCCGATTATTTATAGGCAGCAGATGTTAGGGGTATTATCGCTACAGTGGCAACAACCTTGTAATTTAAGAGCAGATGAACTTAACCTCATTCATCTGTCAGTACAATTAGTAGCGATCGCTCTTTCCAGCAGCTATAGCAGGTGA
- the ubiE gene encoding bifunctional demethylmenaquinone methyltransferase/2-methoxy-6-polyprenyl-1,4-benzoquinol methylase UbiE, with the protein MTNHQLPINDEIRSIFDRIAPVYDQLNDYLSLGQHRIWKEMTVKWSAAKPGDTCLDLCCGSGDLTFRLARRVGVTGKVYGVDFSCNLLATAKERCQRYYPQPPITWIEADVLNLPFDDHQFDAITMGYGLRNVKDIPRSLQEIYRVLKPGGKAAILDFHRPSNEIFRAFQQWYLDHLVVPLATHLGVKEEYAYISPSLDRFPMGKEQVKIAQKAGFVNATHYPISNGMMGVLVIHN; encoded by the coding sequence ATGACCAATCACCAATTACCCATTAACGACGAAATCCGCAGCATTTTTGACCGTATTGCCCCGGTTTATGACCAATTAAACGATTACTTAAGTCTGGGACAACACCGGATCTGGAAAGAAATGACGGTCAAATGGAGCGCAGCTAAACCAGGAGATACTTGTTTAGATTTATGCTGCGGTAGTGGTGATTTAACCTTTCGATTAGCACGACGTGTGGGAGTGACGGGAAAGGTCTATGGTGTAGACTTCTCCTGTAACTTACTGGCAACCGCCAAAGAACGTTGCCAAAGATATTACCCTCAACCTCCTATCACTTGGATAGAAGCTGATGTCCTTAATCTACCCTTTGACGACCATCAATTTGATGCCATCACAATGGGCTATGGTTTAAGAAACGTAAAAGATATTCCTCGTAGTCTCCAAGAAATATATCGTGTCCTCAAACCTGGTGGTAAAGCAGCAATTTTAGATTTTCATCGGCCTAGTAACGAAATATTCCGCGCTTTTCAGCAGTGGTATTTAGATCACCTCGTCGTTCCTCTGGCAACTCATTTAGGTGTCAAAGAAGAATATGCTTATATCAGTCCCAGTTTAGACCGCTTCCCCATGGGTAAAGAACAGGTGAAGATAGCACAAAAAGCTGGTTTTGTCAATGCCACACATTACCCCATTTCTAACGGTATGATGGGAGTGTTAGTAATTCATAATTGA
- a CDS encoding DUF445 family protein has product MDWSHLWLYVSPPVLGGVIGYFTNDIAIKMLFRPYRAIYLLGRRVPFTPGLIPRNQERLAKNISNTIMGSLLTPEELQKLAKRLLQTERVQGAILWLLQLAIEQIQGDKNQKSVKIVAGILRDLLGESLPRLLKVLARQENFLEAQINQIFDQILLEFQLTEEQSTRLADWLLQVVLPPDVLRQAIVDFLTDRTIQTIDDSFREKTSGTYWVVANLFGLRNTLTRLRTFCLDEKEATNKRLQELTQELQMRDRLKKLLQDLSLQNLPVGTVRQLRKTTRESVRHYLQKSGGNLLQELTESADWENISVLLLNRLRNSPVVNTSLEVVSQELASILERYLERDLEAIVAQVIPILSIDQVIVDRVKSTSPADLEAAIEGIVKNELQAIVTLGGILGFVVGLFQIGFLVLSRY; this is encoded by the coding sequence GTGGATTGGTCTCATCTTTGGCTTTACGTATCACCCCCCGTTCTGGGTGGAGTTATCGGCTATTTCACCAACGATATAGCCATAAAAATGCTATTTCGCCCCTATCGAGCTATTTATCTGCTGGGGCGCAGAGTGCCTTTTACTCCTGGATTGATTCCCCGCAATCAGGAGCGTTTGGCGAAAAATATTTCTAATACCATTATGGGATCGCTGTTAACGCCAGAAGAATTACAAAAGCTGGCGAAGCGACTCTTACAAACAGAACGGGTACAAGGCGCGATTCTCTGGTTATTGCAATTGGCGATTGAACAAATCCAAGGTGATAAAAACCAGAAAAGTGTGAAAATTGTCGCGGGAATTTTACGGGATTTGTTAGGAGAGTCGCTACCACGTCTCCTAAAAGTTTTAGCACGACAGGAAAATTTTTTAGAAGCACAAATCAATCAGATTTTTGACCAGATATTACTGGAATTTCAACTCACTGAAGAACAATCTACACGGTTAGCTGATTGGTTGTTGCAAGTGGTTTTACCACCTGATGTTCTAAGACAGGCAATAGTTGATTTTTTGACGGATCGGACAATTCAAACTATTGATGACAGCTTTCGAGAAAAAACCAGCGGTACTTACTGGGTAGTCGCGAATCTATTTGGTTTACGTAATACTCTCACCCGGTTACGGACTTTTTGTTTAGATGAAAAAGAGGCTACTAATAAACGCTTGCAAGAATTAACCCAAGAGTTGCAAATGCGCGATCGCCTCAAAAAATTATTACAAGATTTATCTTTACAAAACTTACCTGTTGGCACAGTCCGTCAACTCAGAAAAACCACCAGGGAGAGTGTGCGTCATTATTTACAAAAAAGTGGTGGCAATTTATTACAGGAATTAACCGAATCCGCAGACTGGGAAAATATTTCTGTCTTGTTGCTGAATCGTTTGCGAAATTCACCAGTAGTCAATACTTCTTTAGAAGTAGTTTCTCAAGAGTTAGCTTCTATTTTAGAACGTTATTTAGAAAGAGATTTAGAAGCAATTGTCGCCCAAGTAATTCCCATTTTATCTATAGATCAAGTAATTGTTGACCGAGTAAAATCAACTTCACCTGCTGATTTAGAAGCAGCAATTGAAGGAATTGTCAAAAATGAACTACAGGCAATTGTGACTTTAGGCGGTATTTTAGGTTTTGTTGTTGGGTTATTTCAGATAGGATTTTTAGTTTTGAGTCGATATTAA
- a CDS encoding SGNH/GDSL hydrolase family protein, protein MKEPYLLAASLLTGLTVPTSALPKMSSLPPENTGFLEDLNPRSQFPVGEKVTSKVDISLPEFSSQTISKPGSSQLPVRQKSIFLPEFSNQSVSISETSSVQIEKISPRVDILLAELANNVFPAPIKASLNFSSQKTKQTRLSGSQMYYLRLASLKTGQIYTRVDDEDLHSSRKSDKKDKLSYQDWKSLLAMEARAISQGQGTNRLSILVGDSLSMWFPKEKLPAGKLWLNQGISGDSSTGVLRRLTAFSTTRPEVIYVMIGINDLLKGASDQTILLNHRRIIRSLRHTHPKSQIMVQSILPIHRTQIPNSRIRHINAQIGLIARQEGANYLNIHNWFTDFDGNLRSDLTTDGVHLSPAGYAVWQAALYKIEYIVAQRL, encoded by the coding sequence ATGAAGGAACCTTATCTGTTGGCAGCAAGCTTGTTAACAGGATTGACAGTACCAACATCGGCTCTCCCAAAGATGTCGAGTCTCCCACCAGAAAATACTGGATTTCTGGAGGATTTAAACCCACGTTCACAGTTCCCAGTAGGTGAAAAAGTTACCTCTAAAGTTGACATTTCTTTACCAGAATTCAGTAGTCAAACTATATCCAAACCAGGGAGTTCACAGTTACCAGTACGCCAGAAAAGCATCTTTTTGCCAGAATTCAGCAATCAATCTGTATCCATATCTGAAACTTCCTCAGTACAGATAGAAAAAATCAGTCCCAGGGTTGACATCTTGTTGGCAGAATTAGCAAACAATGTTTTTCCAGCACCTATAAAAGCATCATTGAACTTCAGTTCTCAGAAAACCAAGCAAACTCGACTATCTGGGAGTCAAATGTACTATCTAAGATTGGCATCCCTGAAAACTGGTCAAATTTACACCCGTGTAGATGATGAAGATTTACACTCATCTAGGAAGTCAGACAAAAAAGATAAACTCAGTTATCAAGATTGGAAAAGCTTGTTAGCTATGGAAGCTAGAGCTATTTCCCAAGGACAAGGTACAAATCGTTTGAGTATCTTGGTGGGTGATTCTTTGAGTATGTGGTTTCCTAAAGAAAAACTACCTGCTGGTAAATTGTGGCTGAATCAAGGAATATCAGGAGATAGTTCTACAGGTGTTTTGAGAAGATTAACAGCATTTTCGACGACACGGCCAGAAGTAATTTATGTAATGATTGGGATTAATGACTTACTCAAGGGTGCTAGTGATCAGACAATTTTACTCAATCATCGCCGGATTATTCGTAGCTTGCGCCACACTCACCCAAAAAGTCAAATTATGGTGCAATCAATTTTGCCTATTCACCGAACTCAAATTCCCAACAGCCGTATTCGTCATATCAACGCCCAAATTGGCTTAATTGCTAGACAAGAAGGTGCTAATTATCTAAATATCCACAATTGGTTTACAGATTTTGACGGGAACTTACGTTCGGACTTAACGACAGATGGTGTGCATTTATCACCAGCAGGATATGCTGTATGGCAAGCCGCCCTATACAAGATAGAATATATAGTCGCTCAACGGCTGTGA
- the larE gene encoding ATP-dependent sacrificial sulfur transferase LarE: protein MMLTEKLEQLKALFAEMEQALIAYSGGVDSTLVAKIAYDVLGDRALAVTAVSPSLLPEELADATAQAATIGIAHKIVHTHEMENPNYTSNPVNRCYFCKSELHDTLKPLALELGYPYVVDGVNADDLHDYRPGIQAAKERGARSPLAEIGVTKAEVRQLSQQLGLPWWEKPAQPCLSSRFPYGEEITIAKLQRVGRAEIYLRNLGWDNLRVRSEGDTARIELPPEKIADFVLKTDLPTLVSTFQNLGFIYVTLDLEGYRSGKLNQVLQHIAAP, encoded by the coding sequence ATGATGTTAACAGAAAAACTAGAACAATTAAAAGCCTTATTTGCGGAAATGGAGCAGGCGTTGATAGCCTACTCTGGGGGAGTTGATAGTACATTAGTTGCGAAGATTGCCTATGACGTGTTGGGCGATCGCGCTTTGGCTGTAACTGCGGTTTCTCCTTCCCTACTACCAGAAGAATTAGCAGACGCGACAGCACAAGCAGCAACTATTGGGATAGCCCATAAAATTGTCCATACTCACGAGATGGAAAATCCCAACTACACCTCAAACCCTGTGAACCGTTGCTATTTTTGCAAAAGTGAATTACACGACACACTCAAGCCTTTAGCCTTAGAGTTAGGATATCCTTATGTGGTAGATGGGGTAAACGCTGATGATTTGCATGATTATCGCCCCGGAATTCAAGCTGCTAAAGAAAGAGGTGCGCGATCGCCCTTAGCAGAAATAGGTGTTACCAAAGCCGAAGTCCGTCAACTTTCCCAACAACTCGGTTTACCTTGGTGGGAGAAACCAGCCCAACCCTGTTTAAGTTCTCGCTTTCCCTACGGTGAAGAAATTACCATAGCCAAATTACAGCGAGTTGGTAGAGCAGAAATTTATTTAAGAAATTTGGGATGGGATAACTTGCGGGTACGTTCCGAAGGGGACACGGCCAGAATTGAATTACCACCAGAAAAAATTGCAGATTTTGTCTTAAAAACAGACTTACCCACCCTTGTGAGTACGTTTCAGAATTTAGGATTTATTTACGTCACCTTAGATTTAGAAGGTTATCGCAGCGGTAAATTAAATCAAGTTTTACAGCATATTGCAGCCCCATAA
- the hrmK gene encoding hybrid histidine kinase/response regulator HrmK, with amino-acid sequence MQQSSSLPEHNSQTDGTPKLLHTIQQLRDNLWLESSLNQLQSHLNDCLLAAANTMAQATTTEAEIYQTVVNELQNVLNASWVAFTQCAVSIAQCQPQAIVGKICYVSSSLTPGKSIPEIRCQQGTKLHLRLDTTIRLEDLQQMEKQTPPSAWRLADDHSGVMAWVIIAIPNPNSNGVPSKPLLTPVRSQLIKRTIQHCNTALAQLRQIQSWQQRCQQLAHFNQELERTNQLKNQFLANTSHEIRTPLSSIIGFTHLLLAQGYEPDKQRHQEYLHIIQSSGKHLLALINDILDLSKIEANQLEVQWEVVDLPTLCRNVLALVKEKAANKGLKLRLEIEPDVKNLLADPLRLKQMLLNLLFNAVKFTNSGSVGLRVAKQDLSLRFTVWDTGIGISTENQSLLFRPYSQIINSDSSSNEGTGLGLVVTQQLAQIHGGYLELESQVNQGSSFTIFLPLKPTGKVLEAIEAKAQKDLELSQQVSNYSGSLSSSHIPISSSREILLVEDDLANSELMRIYLGRLGYQVICVKNAQEMWINLPQITPALILMDVNLPDTNGLSLVEQLRKHPQYQNIPIIAQTAMAMKGDRETCLAAGVNDYISKPIDLQLLGSMVAKYS; translated from the coding sequence ATGCAGCAGTCTTCAAGCTTACCAGAACACAACTCCCAGACAGATGGAACGCCAAAACTTTTACATACAATCCAGCAACTGCGGGATAACTTGTGGTTGGAGAGCAGCTTGAATCAGTTACAGAGTCATCTCAATGATTGCCTCCTTGCGGCTGCTAATACGATGGCACAGGCAACAACGACAGAAGCAGAAATTTATCAAACTGTAGTCAACGAACTCCAAAACGTTTTGAATGCCAGTTGGGTAGCGTTCACGCAGTGTGCCGTAAGCATAGCTCAATGTCAACCACAAGCCATAGTGGGTAAGATTTGCTATGTTTCTAGTTCCCTCACCCCAGGAAAATCAATTCCAGAAATCAGATGCCAACAAGGGACAAAGCTGCACTTGAGATTAGACACTACCATCAGACTAGAAGATTTGCAGCAAATGGAGAAACAAACACCTCCGAGTGCTTGGCGTTTAGCTGATGATCATAGCGGTGTAATGGCATGGGTAATCATTGCCATACCAAACCCCAACTCTAATGGTGTCCCAAGTAAGCCATTATTGACTCCCGTGCGATCGCAATTGATCAAAAGAACAATCCAGCATTGTAATACAGCCTTGGCACAACTGAGGCAAATCCAATCTTGGCAACAACGTTGTCAACAATTAGCTCATTTTAATCAGGAACTAGAACGCACCAATCAACTTAAAAACCAGTTTCTGGCCAATACGAGTCACGAAATCCGCACACCTTTAAGTTCTATTATTGGCTTTACCCATCTGCTTCTAGCTCAAGGTTACGAACCAGACAAACAGCGTCATCAAGAGTATTTACACATCATCCAATCCAGTGGTAAGCATTTGTTAGCTTTGATTAATGATATTTTGGATCTCTCCAAAATTGAAGCCAACCAGCTAGAAGTACAATGGGAAGTAGTTGATCTACCCACATTGTGTCGCAATGTTTTAGCTTTAGTCAAAGAGAAAGCCGCTAATAAAGGTTTAAAACTCCGTTTAGAAATAGAACCAGATGTAAAAAATTTATTAGCCGATCCTTTGCGACTCAAGCAAATGCTACTGAATCTACTCTTCAATGCTGTCAAATTTACAAATTCAGGTAGTGTCGGTTTACGGGTAGCTAAACAAGATTTATCTTTACGGTTTACAGTTTGGGATACTGGAATTGGCATCTCTACAGAAAACCAATCTTTACTATTTCGTCCCTATAGTCAAATTATTAATTCCGATTCTAGTAGCAACGAAGGTACTGGTTTAGGGTTGGTGGTGACACAGCAACTTGCCCAAATTCATGGTGGTTATTTAGAGTTAGAATCGCAAGTAAATCAAGGCTCATCTTTTACTATCTTCCTTCCCCTCAAACCAACAGGGAAAGTGTTGGAAGCAATAGAAGCAAAGGCACAAAAGGATTTAGAATTGAGTCAACAGGTAAGTAATTATTCTGGTTCTTTGTCTTCCTCTCATATTCCCATCAGTTCCTCACGAGAAATTTTGTTAGTAGAAGATGATTTAGCAAATTCTGAATTAATGCGAATTTATCTAGGTAGATTGGGTTATCAGGTAATTTGTGTTAAAAATGCTCAGGAAATGTGGATAAATCTGCCACAGATAACACCAGCATTAATTTTAATGGATGTGAATCTGCCAGATACTAACGGTTTGAGCTTGGTGGAACAATTACGAAAACATCCCCAATATCAGAATATACCCATAATTGCCCAAACAGCAATGGCTATGAAAGGGGATAGAGAAACTTGTTTAGCTGCTGGTGTTAATGACTATATTTCTAAACCCATAGATTTACAACTTTTAGGTAGTATGGTGGCAAAATATAGTTAA
- a CDS encoding branched-chain amino acid ABC transporter permease, whose translation MDAQLAQLIINGIAVGSIIALAAVGLTLTYGILRLSNFAHGDFLTLGAYLTLVANALGLNIWLSMILAAAGTVAVMLLTEKLLWSKMRSIRATSTTLIIISIGLALFLRNGIIFIWGGKNQNYNLPVIPALEFGELRVPQNQLLVLGLAVLAILSLHYLLQNTKIGKAMRAVADDLDLARVSGINVDRVILWTWVIAGTFTSLGGSMYGLITAVRPNMGWFLILPLFASVILGGIGNPYGAIAAAFIIGIVQEVSTPWLGSQYKQGVALLIMILVLLIRPKGLFKGTI comes from the coding sequence ATGGATGCACAACTAGCTCAATTAATTATTAACGGGATTGCTGTGGGCAGCATTATTGCTCTGGCAGCGGTGGGACTGACACTAACCTATGGAATTTTACGATTATCTAACTTTGCTCACGGTGATTTTCTCACCTTGGGAGCTTATCTGACTTTGGTAGCAAATGCCTTGGGGCTAAATATCTGGCTATCAATGATTTTAGCAGCAGCGGGAACAGTAGCGGTGATGTTACTGACGGAAAAATTGCTGTGGTCAAAGATGCGCTCGATTCGTGCTACTTCCACAACACTGATTATCATCTCTATTGGACTAGCTTTATTTCTCCGCAACGGGATTATTTTTATCTGGGGAGGTAAAAACCAAAACTATAATCTCCCTGTCATCCCTGCTTTAGAATTTGGGGAGTTAAGAGTACCCCAAAATCAGTTATTGGTATTAGGGTTAGCTGTGCTGGCGATTTTGTCCCTCCACTACCTGCTACAAAACACCAAAATTGGTAAAGCCATGCGAGCAGTTGCTGATGATTTAGACTTAGCTAGAGTTTCTGGCATCAACGTTGACAGAGTAATTCTCTGGACTTGGGTAATTGCTGGTACTTTTACTTCTTTAGGCGGTAGTATGTACGGTTTGATTACTGCTGTACGTCCGAATATGGGCTGGTTTTTGATTTTGCCCTTATTTGCTTCTGTAATTTTGGGAGGTATCGGCAACCCCTACGGTGCGATCGCCGCTGCTTTTATCATTGGTATCGTCCAAGAAGTCAGCACCCCTTGGCTGGGTTCACAGTATAAACAAGGTGTAGCCTTATTAATCATGATTTTGGTGCTGCTCATCCGTCCCAAAGGTTTATTCAAAGGCACGATTTAG
- a CDS encoding photosystem I protein PsaX: MTSKGKAAKPSYAFRTGWALLLLAINFLVAAYYFHIIE, translated from the coding sequence ATGACTTCTAAAGGTAAAGCTGCTAAACCTTCTTACGCTTTCCGTACAGGTTGGGCATTGCTACTGTTGGCGATCAACTTCTTGGTAGCAGCTTATTATTTCCACATCATTGAATAA
- the lipA gene encoding lipoyl synthase, which translates to MTSSQKLKSEIAAMPSWLRHSIGKASEISTVQRIIKQRQIHTICEEGRCPNRGECYAQKTATFLLMGQTCTRSCAFCQVDKGHAPMALDPEEPQKVAEAVQLLGLSYVVLTSVARDDLADGGAGHFVKTMEAIRQFNPETQIEVLTPDFWGGAGVGETGQKQRIAMIVTTKPACYNHNVETVRRLTGPVRRGAKYDRSLRVLATVKEIDDSIPTKSGLMLGHGESREEVIEAMADLRAVRCDRLTLGQYMRPSLEHLPVQKYWTPAEFDELGNIAREMGFSHVRSGPLVRSSYHAGEEGDR; encoded by the coding sequence ATGACTTCTTCACAAAAACTCAAATCAGAAATTGCAGCAATGCCTAGCTGGCTACGCCATTCTATTGGCAAAGCCAGTGAAATCTCGACCGTACAACGTATTATTAAGCAGCGTCAAATTCATACAATTTGTGAAGAAGGCCGCTGTCCCAACCGGGGGGAATGCTACGCCCAAAAAACGGCAACTTTTTTACTCATGGGACAAACTTGCACCAGGTCTTGCGCTTTTTGTCAAGTAGATAAAGGTCATGCGCCCATGGCCCTAGACCCGGAAGAACCGCAAAAGGTAGCAGAAGCAGTACAGCTTTTGGGATTGAGCTATGTGGTACTGACTTCTGTAGCCCGTGATGATTTAGCAGATGGGGGTGCTGGTCATTTTGTCAAGACAATGGAAGCAATTCGCCAATTCAACCCAGAAACGCAAATTGAAGTTCTAACACCAGATTTTTGGGGTGGTGCAGGTGTGGGTGAAACTGGTCAAAAGCAGCGGATAGCAATGATTGTTACTACGAAACCAGCGTGTTACAACCATAACGTGGAAACAGTACGGAGATTAACTGGTCCAGTGCGACGCGGAGCAAAGTACGATCGCTCGTTAAGAGTGCTGGCAACAGTTAAAGAAATTGATGACAGTATACCCACCAAGTCAGGTTTAATGCTGGGACACGGTGAAAGTAGGGAAGAAGTCATTGAGGCAATGGCAGATTTGCGGGCTGTAAGGTGCGATCGCTTAACACTTGGTCAATATATGCGCCCATCCTTAGAACATCTGCCTGTACAAAAATACTGGACACCAGCAGAATTTGATGAACTAGGTAACATAGCCAGAGAGATGGGATTTAGTCATGTTCGTTCTGGTCCGTTGGTGCGTAGTTCCTACCACGCTGGTGAGGAAGGTGACAGGTAA
- a CDS encoding response regulator, translating to MANKILVIDDTTVVRVKVREMLPAGNFEVLEAKDGLEGYNLILKENVSLIMLDFILPKMSGWEVFQKIQANPELKKIPLVIMSGRKEEVTEKIPEPFEYFEFLGKPFDQRQLINAIKLAMAAAKKDRRDAATPVAGVKTEQVAVKSASTQGASSAEIQALNAKIVKMQAEIDNLKKQLTQVVTFIKQKIK from the coding sequence GTGGCCAACAAAATTTTAGTTATCGATGACACTACAGTTGTCAGAGTAAAAGTACGTGAAATGTTGCCTGCGGGCAATTTTGAGGTATTGGAAGCAAAAGACGGTTTAGAAGGATATAATCTCATCCTCAAAGAAAACGTCAGCTTGATCATGTTGGATTTTATTTTACCGAAAATGAGTGGCTGGGAAGTTTTCCAAAAAATTCAAGCCAACCCAGAATTAAAGAAAATTCCTTTGGTGATCATGTCTGGTCGCAAGGAAGAAGTAACAGAAAAAATCCCTGAACCATTTGAGTATTTTGAATTTCTGGGCAAGCCTTTTGACCAAAGACAGCTGATTAATGCTATTAAATTAGCTATGGCAGCTGCTAAAAAAGATCGTCGAGATGCTGCAACTCCAGTAGCTGGTGTAAAAACAGAGCAAGTGGCAGTTAAATCTGCTTCTACACAAGGTGCTTCTTCAGCAGAAATTCAGGCTCTAAATGCCAAAATTGTCAAAATGCAAGCTGAAATTGATAATTTGAAGAAACAGCTAACTCAGGTTGTGACATTTATTAAACAGAAAATCAAATAA